From one Anopheles bellator chromosome 1, idAnoBellAS_SP24_06.2, whole genome shotgun sequence genomic stretch:
- the LOC131215429 gene encoding dynein light chain Tctex-type 5, which yields MEKQQQPSPPAAPVASSPSNQPAPGAAPAGPTNVTPNAPVAAVIAPLTRKKTGKFLGSALNITNRYRANSSSLSKVSLAITNLKVIQNAPLPPPISAMIASDIPPVCKFLPSYRLCSRNPFNREACEVIMRESLDKSLQGVEYSSYFAPSLCQQICEDIKSRVKELKFDRYKIIVTVTIGERYMQSLKAISQFLWDAEKDSYATCIYDASPSLVAVGTIYAIYFD from the exons ATGGAG aaacaacagcagccatcACCACCCGCTGCCCCGGTGGCTTCCTCGCCAAGCAACCAACCGGCTCCTGGTGcggcgccggccggccccaccAACGTTACGCCCAACGCTCCTGTGGCCGCGGTGATCGCTCCGCTGACACGGAAGAAAACGGGAAAGTTTCTGGGCTCGGCCCTGAACATCACCAACCGCTACCGGGCGAATAGTAGCAGCCTGAGCAAGGTGAGCCTCGCCATTACCAACTTGAAAGTGATCCAGAACgcaccgttgccgccgccgatcaGTGCGATGATTGCGTCGGACATTCCGCCCGTGTGCAAGTTCCTGCCATCGTACCGGCTCTGCTCGCGTAACCCTTTCAACCGGGAGGCGTGCGAAGTGATAATGCGCGAGTCACTGGATAAGTCGTTGCAGGGCGTGGAGTACAGCTCGTACTTTGCGCCCTCCTTGTGCCAGCAGATCTGCGAGGACATTAAGTCGCGCGTCAAGGAGCTTAAGTTTGACAG GTACAAAATAATTGTCACTGTCACCATCGGCGAGCGCTATATGCAGAGCCTGAAAGCAATCTCCCAATTCCTCTGGGATGCCGAAAAGGACAGCTATGCAACGTGCATCTACGACGCTTCGCCGAGTCTCGTGGCTGTAGGGACAATTTATGCCATTTATTTCGATTAG